One genomic window of Leopardus geoffroyi isolate Oge1 chromosome C3, O.geoffroyi_Oge1_pat1.0, whole genome shotgun sequence includes the following:
- the INAVA gene encoding innate immunity activator protein isoform X1, translated as MPQGTDVLGSLTFGMLQMPKLNEIPPGREGREEGRGERRWPGQTGPEASRQERGARGQAGGARTPWDSWGNCRPLTHPGSAWERCHPSLLCAPSSQKSTMESKDEVSDTDSGIILQSGPDSPVSPVKELTHAVRKQQRALEERLEAHLEELKRLCLREAELTGVLPAEYPLKPGEKAPKVRRRIGAAYKLDERALHREDPLSGLERELALQLQIAEAARRLCREGNLSRQARRQRKHAMLQEEKKLRELERCLGEQRRTSGPPPAAALPLGRELSASDDSSLSDGLLLEEEESQVPKPPPESPAPPSRPLPPQSLEGLKPAGPETGGLERAPIQNSPWKETSLDHPYEKPRKSSEPNSESSSPATTPQDGPGASSLWLLEPASYHVVPIRSVPGQRQGRTSAPATPEMQGRRGQAQSLRMDSFRAGPEGRGRSAFPRRRPTHYTVTVPDSCFPPTKPPLSHPAYHSCSEDSGSDVSSISHPTSPGSSSPDISFLRPLSPPEPPRPRGAWVPAGAHYPKLLPPPGRYVLVAESHLPPPGEWELGRAALGPAYEEDAAALRWQRLVASRGRLVRTPSLKDSPAGRALSKAAVSEELKSWHERARLRSGRPHSLDRQGAFRVRSLPPGREGFARAPAPRTQVTTVYVPRRSPEGAPVQVFVPENGEIISQV; from the exons CTGGGGAAACTGCAGGCCACTGACACATCCTGGCTCAGCTTGGGAACGGTGTCACCCCTCCCTACTCTGTGCCCCCTCCTCCCAGAAATCCACCATGGAGAGTAAGGATGAGGTCAGCGACACTGACAGTGGCATCATCCTGCAGTCTG GCCCTGACAGCCCGGTGTCCCCGGTGAAGGAGCTGACCCACGCTGTGCGCAAGCAGCAGAGGGCCCTGGAAGAGCGGCTGGAGGCACACTTGGAGGAGCTGAAGAGACTCTGCCTCAGGGAGGCG GAGCTGACGGGTGTCTTGCCGGCCGAGTATCCCCTCAAACCAGGGGAAAAGGCCCCCAAGGTCCGCCGCAGGATTGGAGCAGCTTATAAACTGGACGAGCGGGCCTTGCACAGAGAG GACCCCCTGAGCGGCCTGGAGCGGGAGCTAGCCCTGCAGCTACAGATCGCCGAAGCGGCCCGCCGCCTGTGCCGGGAGGGGAACCTCAGCAGGCAGGCCCGCCGGCAGCGGAAGCATGCCATGCTGCAGGAGGAGAAGAAGCTGAGGGAGCTGGAGCGCTGCCTGGGCGAGCAGCGGCGCACCAGCGGGCCCCCTCCCGCCGCTGCCCTGCCCCTGGGCCGAG AGCTCAGCGCCTCAGATGACAGCTCTCTATCAGATGGGCTGCTCCTGGAGGAAG AGGAATCCCAAGTGCCAAAACCTCCCCCAGAGTCCCCAGCTCCACCTTCCCGGCCTCTCccaccccagagcctggaggggcTGAAGCCAGCAGGACCTGAGACTGGGGGCCTGGAGCGGGCCCCCATCCAGAACAGTCCCTGGAAGGAGACCAGCCTGGACCACCCCTACGAGAAGCCCAGAAAATCTTCTGAACCCAACAGCGAGTCCAG CAGCCCAGCCACCACGCCACAGGACGGGCCCGGTGCCTCCAGCCTATGGCTGCTGGAGCCTGCCTCCTACCATGTGGTTCCCATCCGCAGCGTTCCTGGCCAGCGGCAGGGCCGCACCAGTGCCCCAGCCACCCCTGAgatgcaggggaggaggggccaggcGCAGTCTCTGAG gATGGATTCCTTCCGGGCGGGTCCCGAGGGCCGAGGCCGCAGCGCCTTCCCCCGCCGCCGCCCCACTCACTACACCGTGACGGTGCCCGACTCCTGCTTCCCCCCGACCAAGCCCCCGCTGTCCCACCCCGCCTACCACTCCTGCTCGGAGGACAGCGGCTCCGACGTCTCCAGCATCTCGCACCCCACGTCGCCGGGCAGCAGCAGCCCCGACATCTCCTTCCTGCGGCCCCTGTCCCCGCCCGAGCCGCCCCGTCCCCGCGGGGCCTGGGTCCCGGCCGGAGCGCACTACCCCAAGCTGCTGCCGCCGCCCGGGCGCTACGTGCTGGTGGCCGAGAGCCACCTGCCGCCGCCCGGCGAGTGGGAGCTGGGCCGCGCCGCCCTGGGCCCCGCCTACGAGGAGGACGCGGCCGCGCTGCGCTGGCAGCGGCTGGTGGCCTCCCGCGGCCGCCTGGTGCGGACGCCCTCCCTGAAGGACAGCCCCGCGGGCCGCGCGCTCAGCAAGGCGGCCGTGTCCGAGGAGCTCAAGTCGTGGCACGAGCGCGCACGCCTCCGGAGCGGCCGCCCGCACTCGCTGGACCGCCAGGGGGCTTTCCGCGTCCGGAGCCTGCCCCCCGGGAGAGAGGGCTTCGCGCGAGCCCCGGCTCCCCGGACACAG GTGACCACAGTGTATGTGCCCCGGAGATCGCCCGAAGGGGCCCCTGTGCAAGTCTTTGTGCCTGAGAATGGCGAGATCATCAGCCAGGTGTAA
- the INAVA gene encoding innate immunity activator protein isoform X2 — protein sequence MESKDEVSDTDSGIILQSGPDSPVSPVKELTHAVRKQQRALEERLEAHLEELKRLCLREAELTGVLPAEYPLKPGEKAPKVRRRIGAAYKLDERALHREDPLSGLERELALQLQIAEAARRLCREGNLSRQARRQRKHAMLQEEKKLRELERCLGEQRRTSGPPPAAALPLGRELSASDDSSLSDGLLLEEEESQVPKPPPESPAPPSRPLPPQSLEGLKPAGPETGGLERAPIQNSPWKETSLDHPYEKPRKSSEPNSESSSPATTPQDGPGASSLWLLEPASYHVVPIRSVPGQRQGRTSAPATPEMQGRRGQAQSLRMDSFRAGPEGRGRSAFPRRRPTHYTVTVPDSCFPPTKPPLSHPAYHSCSEDSGSDVSSISHPTSPGSSSPDISFLRPLSPPEPPRPRGAWVPAGAHYPKLLPPPGRYVLVAESHLPPPGEWELGRAALGPAYEEDAAALRWQRLVASRGRLVRTPSLKDSPAGRALSKAAVSEELKSWHERARLRSGRPHSLDRQGAFRVRSLPPGREGFARAPAPRTQVTTVYVPRRSPEGAPVQVFVPENGEIISQV from the exons ATGGAGAGTAAGGATGAGGTCAGCGACACTGACAGTGGCATCATCCTGCAGTCTG GCCCTGACAGCCCGGTGTCCCCGGTGAAGGAGCTGACCCACGCTGTGCGCAAGCAGCAGAGGGCCCTGGAAGAGCGGCTGGAGGCACACTTGGAGGAGCTGAAGAGACTCTGCCTCAGGGAGGCG GAGCTGACGGGTGTCTTGCCGGCCGAGTATCCCCTCAAACCAGGGGAAAAGGCCCCCAAGGTCCGCCGCAGGATTGGAGCAGCTTATAAACTGGACGAGCGGGCCTTGCACAGAGAG GACCCCCTGAGCGGCCTGGAGCGGGAGCTAGCCCTGCAGCTACAGATCGCCGAAGCGGCCCGCCGCCTGTGCCGGGAGGGGAACCTCAGCAGGCAGGCCCGCCGGCAGCGGAAGCATGCCATGCTGCAGGAGGAGAAGAAGCTGAGGGAGCTGGAGCGCTGCCTGGGCGAGCAGCGGCGCACCAGCGGGCCCCCTCCCGCCGCTGCCCTGCCCCTGGGCCGAG AGCTCAGCGCCTCAGATGACAGCTCTCTATCAGATGGGCTGCTCCTGGAGGAAG AGGAATCCCAAGTGCCAAAACCTCCCCCAGAGTCCCCAGCTCCACCTTCCCGGCCTCTCccaccccagagcctggaggggcTGAAGCCAGCAGGACCTGAGACTGGGGGCCTGGAGCGGGCCCCCATCCAGAACAGTCCCTGGAAGGAGACCAGCCTGGACCACCCCTACGAGAAGCCCAGAAAATCTTCTGAACCCAACAGCGAGTCCAG CAGCCCAGCCACCACGCCACAGGACGGGCCCGGTGCCTCCAGCCTATGGCTGCTGGAGCCTGCCTCCTACCATGTGGTTCCCATCCGCAGCGTTCCTGGCCAGCGGCAGGGCCGCACCAGTGCCCCAGCCACCCCTGAgatgcaggggaggaggggccaggcGCAGTCTCTGAG gATGGATTCCTTCCGGGCGGGTCCCGAGGGCCGAGGCCGCAGCGCCTTCCCCCGCCGCCGCCCCACTCACTACACCGTGACGGTGCCCGACTCCTGCTTCCCCCCGACCAAGCCCCCGCTGTCCCACCCCGCCTACCACTCCTGCTCGGAGGACAGCGGCTCCGACGTCTCCAGCATCTCGCACCCCACGTCGCCGGGCAGCAGCAGCCCCGACATCTCCTTCCTGCGGCCCCTGTCCCCGCCCGAGCCGCCCCGTCCCCGCGGGGCCTGGGTCCCGGCCGGAGCGCACTACCCCAAGCTGCTGCCGCCGCCCGGGCGCTACGTGCTGGTGGCCGAGAGCCACCTGCCGCCGCCCGGCGAGTGGGAGCTGGGCCGCGCCGCCCTGGGCCCCGCCTACGAGGAGGACGCGGCCGCGCTGCGCTGGCAGCGGCTGGTGGCCTCCCGCGGCCGCCTGGTGCGGACGCCCTCCCTGAAGGACAGCCCCGCGGGCCGCGCGCTCAGCAAGGCGGCCGTGTCCGAGGAGCTCAAGTCGTGGCACGAGCGCGCACGCCTCCGGAGCGGCCGCCCGCACTCGCTGGACCGCCAGGGGGCTTTCCGCGTCCGGAGCCTGCCCCCCGGGAGAGAGGGCTTCGCGCGAGCCCCGGCTCCCCGGACACAG GTGACCACAGTGTATGTGCCCCGGAGATCGCCCGAAGGGGCCCCTGTGCAAGTCTTTGTGCCTGAGAATGGCGAGATCATCAGCCAGGTGTAA